DNA from Streptomyces rishiriensis:
CAGGCGCAGTTCCTCGTCGGTCTTGTTGCGCGGCAGGTCGGTCAGGGCGCGGCACCCCGTGTGGTTGACGGACACCGGGACGCGGGAGTGCGCGGCCGCTTCCAGACAGGTCCGCTCGCCGCTGTGCGACAGGTCGACCATGAGGTGGTGCTCGTTGAGGGCCTCGACCACCTCGCGTCCGAACGCGGTCAGCCCGGTGCCGGCCGGCGCCGACGAGCCGCCGCCGAGGCGGTTGGCCTGGTTGTAGGTCAACTGCACGACGCGTACGCCGCGTTCGGCGAACGTGGCCACCCGCCCGGCGTCGTCCCCGACGGCCACCGCGTTCTGGAACCCGTAGACGACACCGACCCTGCCCTCGCGGGCGGCCCTGCGGATGTCCTCGACGGTGGTGACCTTCAGCAGGTCGTCCGGGTGGCGGTCGATGACGCCGTCCCAGATGTCGATCTCGTGCAGGGTGTGCTCGTAGGGAGGCAGGTCACCCATCACATAGCCCAGGGTGATGTTGACGGCGGTCAGGCCGGAGGCCTTCGCTTCGGCCAGCGTCCGGGCGTCGACGGTGTACTGCTCGCCGGTCGGGTTGAGGTCTCCCGCCGCCGCCATCGACTGCGGGGCGTTGGGGTTGTCGAGCTGTCCCAGCGCGTTGATGATCAGGGGCGTGCCGGTCAACGGTTCTCCCTGGACGGGGTGGCGGCGTAGGCGGCGCGCGGGAAGCGGCGGCCCCGCTTGACGGTGAGGGTGATGGTGCGCAGGTGGTCGATGTCGGCCAGCGGGTCCTGCGCGAAGACCGCGAAGTCGGCCAGCTTGCCCGGCTCGACGCTGCCCGTCAGGTGTGCGGTGCCGGCGCTGCGGGCGCCGACGAGCGTCGCGGAACGGAGCACGTCCGGGGCCGGGATGCCGCACCGCTTCACCAGGAAGGCGAGTTCCTCGTACAGGGCGGGGAACGGCTCGCCGGGAGCGGTCTCGTAATCGGTGCCGGTGGCCAGCGCCACGCCCGCCCGGTGCGCCTGTGCCGTGAGGGCGATGGCCAACTCGGTCTGGCGGCGGGCGCGTTCGGTGCTCTCCGGGTCGTCGCCCGCGAGCTCCTCGCTCGCCCACATGCCGGCGGTCGCGTCCAGGACGACGTCCCGTTCCCGCATCCGGGCGAAGAGCGCGTCGAGCCGGGCGTCCTCGCCGGTGACGAGACTCTCGTGATCGACGGCGGGCTTGTCCTTGTAGCTGGTCAGCGGCTCCTCGGCGGCCTCGTGGGCCAGCAGGGTCACATGCGAGACGCTGTCCACGCCGGCCGCGACGACCTCGCCGGGCGTTGCGGGGAACACGGCGGCGTGCGCCCACACCGCGATGCCCTGCCGGTGCGCCTCGGCGGTGATGGCGGCGACGAGATCCGCCTCCAGGTCGGCGTAGACCTTGATGGCCGACGCGTAGGTCCCCCGGGCCAGGGCCACCGCCAGCGGGAGGTCCGTCGTGTCGCCGACCGCCTGCATCCAGGGCACGTGTCCGGGCACGGCGCCCCGGGTCACCTGATGGGTGCGGGGGTCGTCGAAGAAGCCCGGGCCCGCCATGAGCGCCGCGTAGTGGATGTCCGGAGCGGCGATCTCCCCCACCAGCGCGGCCCGCGCGAGGTCGCCGACCTGACGCAGGTCGTCCGCCATGTCCCGCACGGCGGTGACCCCGCTGTGGACCAGACGGCGCAGGACCGCCTCGGCGGCCGCGCGGTCGGGAGGGGTGGCAAGGTGCTGGTGCGCGTCGACCAGGCCGGGCGTGACGAAGTGACCGGTGAGGTCGACGACCTCGGCGCCCTCGGCGAGAGCGGCCGCCACGTCCGTCTCGTCCGCGACGGACCGGATCACGGAGCCGTCGACGACGAGCGACGCGCCGGGCCGGGGCGCGC
Protein-coding regions in this window:
- a CDS encoding amidohydrolase family protein, whose translation is MSESLGAADGVSGDGTPFAPPGAGELVVYPGLTLFDGTGSAPRPGASLVVDGSVIRSVADETDVAAALAEGAEVVDLTGHFVTPGLVDAHQHLATPPDRAAAEAVLRRLVHSGVTAVRDMADDLRQVGDLARAALVGEIAAPDIHYAALMAGPGFFDDPRTHQVTRGAVPGHVPWMQAVGDTTDLPLAVALARGTYASAIKVYADLEADLVAAITAEAHRQGIAVWAHAAVFPATPGEVVAAGVDSVSHVTLLAHEAAEEPLTSYKDKPAVDHESLVTGEDARLDALFARMRERDVVLDATAGMWASEELAGDDPESTERARRQTELAIALTAQAHRAGVALATGTDYETAPGEPFPALYEELAFLVKRCGIPAPDVLRSATLVGARSAGTAHLTGSVEPGKLADFAVFAQDPLADIDHLRTITLTVKRGRRFPRAAYAATPSRENR
- a CDS encoding dipeptidase, giving the protein MTGTPLIINALGQLDNPNAPQSMAAAGDLNPTGEQYTVDARTLAEAKASGLTAVNITLGYVMGDLPPYEHTLHEIDIWDGVIDRHPDDLLKVTTVEDIRRAAREGRVGVVYGFQNAVAVGDDAGRVATFAERGVRVVQLTYNQANRLGGGSSAPAGTGLTAFGREVVEALNEHHLMVDLSHSGERTCLEAAAHSRVPVSVNHTGCRALTDLPRNKTDEELRLVASRGGFVGIYFMPFLNSTGHARAADVVEHIAHAVDVCGEDHVGIGTDGPVTAIDDLDAYRARLAEHVAQRQEAGVSAAGERADTYPFVVDLRGVDQFRELIRLLERRGYSAGRIEKIMGRNFVDYAERVWTA